A genome region from Streptomyces pratensis includes the following:
- a CDS encoding Na+/H+ antiporter translates to MDQMALLLLLLLGAVVTVPLGERLRLPAPILMTLAGIVMAFASFVPDVDIPPEFILPAVLPPLLYASVQRTSWRQFAANRRPIFLLAVALVFVTTAAVATVAHAMVPGLPIAAAVALGALVAPPDPVAATAVAGSVGLPRRLVSILEGEGLFNDVTAIVLYHVAIAAAVSGTFSLPDAFGMLVLSAVVAVVVGLVLGWLTIKLMGFLGDATLQVGLTLLVPFVSYVLAEELMGSGVLAVLTTALFLAEHTADADDVLGRLTGRSFWEIVDTLVTGVAFGLIGLELHNAFGTADGRELRLLGWGIAVVAVVVGVRLLWLLPATWLAKRLHTRRDYSEEIPTSWRETVIMWWAGMRGVASVALALAIPLETDDGKPFPGRDEIVFIAFAVIMATLVLQGLTLPWLVRKLGVRADTDAEQALERDLAIRAAAAAKARLKEVQNTEELPEEVLERLQRAAYDIGARISPDMVDDERREAYAQRAERFKEIGRIQREMMSAARHAVLAARSEPGSDPEVVDRVLRYLDVRSLR, encoded by the coding sequence GTGGACCAGATGGCACTCCTGCTCCTGCTCCTCCTCGGAGCGGTGGTCACAGTGCCACTCGGGGAACGCCTGCGTCTGCCGGCACCGATCCTGATGACCCTCGCCGGGATCGTCATGGCCTTCGCCAGTTTCGTCCCCGACGTCGACATCCCGCCGGAATTCATCCTCCCCGCCGTCCTTCCCCCGCTGCTCTACGCCTCCGTGCAGCGCACCTCCTGGAGGCAGTTCGCGGCCAACAGGCGGCCGATCTTCCTGCTCGCCGTAGCCCTCGTCTTCGTCACGACGGCCGCCGTCGCAACGGTGGCCCACGCGATGGTGCCGGGTCTGCCCATCGCCGCGGCCGTCGCCCTCGGCGCGCTCGTCGCCCCGCCGGATCCGGTCGCGGCGACTGCCGTGGCGGGTTCGGTCGGACTGCCCCGCCGGCTCGTCTCGATCCTGGAGGGCGAGGGGCTGTTCAACGACGTCACGGCCATCGTCCTCTACCACGTCGCGATCGCCGCCGCCGTCAGCGGAACGTTCTCCCTGCCCGACGCCTTCGGGATGCTCGTCCTCTCCGCGGTGGTCGCCGTGGTGGTCGGCCTCGTGCTCGGCTGGCTCACCATCAAACTGATGGGGTTCCTGGGCGACGCGACCCTCCAGGTCGGTCTCACGCTGCTCGTGCCGTTCGTCAGCTACGTACTCGCCGAGGAGCTGATGGGCTCGGGCGTGCTCGCCGTCCTCACCACCGCGCTGTTCCTCGCCGAGCACACGGCGGACGCCGACGACGTCCTCGGACGGCTCACCGGCCGGTCCTTCTGGGAGATCGTCGACACCCTCGTGACGGGCGTCGCCTTCGGCCTGATCGGCCTCGAACTCCACAACGCCTTCGGTACCGCCGACGGACGCGAGCTGCGCCTGCTGGGATGGGGGATCGCTGTCGTCGCGGTCGTGGTCGGCGTACGCCTCCTGTGGCTGCTGCCCGCGACCTGGCTGGCCAAGCGGCTGCACACCCGCCGCGACTACAGCGAGGAGATTCCCACCAGCTGGCGCGAGACCGTCATCATGTGGTGGGCAGGCATGCGCGGAGTGGCCTCCGTCGCGCTGGCACTCGCCATCCCGCTGGAGACGGACGACGGCAAGCCGTTCCCCGGCCGGGACGAGATCGTCTTCATCGCCTTCGCCGTCATCATGGCCACCCTCGTCCTCCAGGGCCTGACCCTGCCGTGGCTCGTGCGCAAGCTCGGCGTCCGCGCGGACACCGACGCCGAGCAGGCCCTGGAGCGCGACCTCGCGATCCGCGCCGCCGCCGCGGCCAAGGCCCGGCTCAAGGAGGTGCAGAACACCGAGGAACTCCCGGAGGAGGTCCTGGAGCGGCTGCAGCGCGCCGCGTACGACATCGGGGCGCGGATCAGCCCCGACATGGTCGACGACGAACGGCGCGAGGCGTACGCCCAGCGCGCCGAGCGGTTCAAGGAGATCGGCCGGATCCAGCGCGAGATGATGTCGGCCGCCCGTCACGCCGTGCTCGCCGCCCGCAGCGAGCCCGGCTCCGACCCGGAGGTGGTGGACCGGGTGCTGCGCTACCTGGACGTACGCAGCCTGCGCTGA
- a CDS encoding mechanosensitive ion channel family protein: MENILRPLLVVGGSLVITLAVGWLVDLLLRRADNRHHETPVWGLLRLCRPPLQVVLCTALLRASFDQLRLDVVRDNRAAIGQILTLVLIAASAWLVIRVAATVVQSSYARYATSTRDPARVRRVRTQVTLIQRVVTAVVATVAVAAMLLTFPAMRTVGTSMLASAGVLGIVAGVAAQSTLGNLFAGFQIAFGDMVRIGDTVVVDGEWGTVEEITLTFLAVRTWDERRITMPVSYFTSKPFENWSRGGVQMTGTVFFQLDHSAPVAAMRDRLRDILGECAAWDGRDWSLAVTDTTPTTIEVRAVVTAKDADDIWTVRCAVREQMIGWLRDNHPYALPRIVTSPAALPPGDHWRELTGAETGRLPAAGQVPTPTTDKAPRTGRG; the protein is encoded by the coding sequence ATGGAGAACATACTGCGACCGTTGCTGGTCGTGGGCGGATCGCTGGTGATCACGCTGGCGGTGGGGTGGCTGGTGGACCTGCTGCTACGGCGCGCCGACAACCGTCACCACGAGACACCGGTCTGGGGTCTGCTCCGTCTCTGCCGCCCTCCCCTGCAGGTGGTGCTCTGCACCGCGCTGCTGAGGGCCAGCTTCGACCAGCTCCGGCTCGATGTGGTGCGGGACAACCGGGCGGCGATCGGCCAGATCCTGACCCTGGTGCTGATCGCGGCGTCGGCCTGGCTGGTGATCCGCGTCGCGGCCACCGTCGTGCAGTCCTCGTACGCCCGTTACGCGACGTCCACCCGCGATCCCGCCCGGGTCCGCCGGGTCCGCACACAGGTCACGCTGATCCAGCGTGTGGTCACCGCCGTGGTGGCGACGGTCGCCGTCGCCGCGATGCTGCTGACCTTCCCGGCGATGCGCACCGTCGGCACCTCGATGCTGGCCTCCGCCGGTGTGCTCGGCATCGTCGCCGGTGTCGCGGCCCAGTCGACACTCGGCAACCTGTTCGCCGGTTTCCAGATCGCCTTCGGCGACATGGTCCGGATCGGCGACACGGTGGTGGTGGACGGCGAGTGGGGCACGGTGGAGGAGATCACCCTCACCTTCCTCGCGGTCCGGACCTGGGACGAGCGGCGGATCACGATGCCCGTGTCCTACTTCACCAGCAAGCCGTTCGAGAACTGGTCGCGCGGCGGGGTGCAGATGACCGGGACCGTCTTCTTCCAGCTCGACCACTCGGCCCCGGTCGCCGCGATGCGCGACAGGCTGCGCGACATCCTCGGCGAGTGCGCCGCCTGGGACGGGCGCGACTGGTCGCTGGCCGTGACGGACACCACCCCCACGACGATCGAGGTGCGGGCGGTGGTCACCGCGAAGGACGCGGACGACATCTGGACGGTGCGCTGCGCAGTGCGGGAACAGATGATCGGCTGGCTCCGGGACAACCACCCGTACGCCCTGCCCAGGATCGTGACGTCGCCCGCGGCGCTGCCGCCCGGCGACCACTGGCGGGAACTCACGGGCGCGGAAACCGGCCGGCTCCCGGCCGCCGGACAGGTGCCGACCCCGACCACGGACAAGGCTCCCCGCACGGGGCGCGGCTGA
- a CDS encoding RluA family pseudouridine synthase yields the protein MSTYPEVRTLPVPDGLEGERVDAAISRMFGFSRTKAAELAAAGKVQVDGAVAGKSERVHGGAWLEVEMPQAAAPVQIVAEPVEGMEIVHDDDDIVVIMKPVGVAAHPSPGWTGTTVIGGLAAAGYRISTSGAAERQGIVHRLDVGTSGLMVVAKSERAYTLLKAQFRDRVVEKKYHALVQGHPDPMSGTIDAPIGRHPQHDYKWAVTAEGKPSVTHYDLIEAYRAASLLDIKLETGRTHQIRVHMSAHRHPCVGDLTYGADPTLSKRLGLTRQWLHAVRLGFEHPADGSWVEFESSYPDDLRHALDTIAAESQ from the coding sequence GTGAGTACGTATCCCGAGGTCCGCACCCTGCCCGTACCCGACGGCCTGGAAGGCGAGCGTGTCGACGCCGCCATCTCCCGGATGTTCGGTTTCTCCCGCACCAAGGCCGCCGAGCTGGCCGCCGCCGGGAAGGTCCAGGTGGACGGCGCGGTGGCCGGGAAGTCCGAGCGGGTCCACGGCGGTGCCTGGCTGGAAGTGGAGATGCCCCAGGCCGCCGCTCCGGTCCAGATCGTCGCCGAGCCTGTCGAGGGCATGGAGATCGTCCATGACGACGACGACATAGTCGTCATCATGAAGCCGGTGGGCGTCGCCGCCCACCCCAGCCCCGGCTGGACCGGCACCACGGTCATCGGCGGTCTCGCCGCGGCCGGCTACCGCATCTCGACGTCGGGCGCCGCCGAGCGGCAGGGCATCGTGCACCGGCTGGACGTCGGCACCTCCGGCCTCATGGTCGTCGCCAAGTCCGAGCGGGCGTACACCCTGCTCAAGGCGCAGTTCCGCGACCGGGTCGTCGAGAAGAAGTACCACGCCCTGGTCCAGGGTCACCCGGACCCGATGAGCGGCACCATCGACGCACCGATCGGCCGCCACCCCCAGCACGACTACAAGTGGGCCGTCACTGCCGAGGGCAAGCCCTCCGTGACGCACTACGACCTCATCGAGGCCTACCGCGCCGCCAGCCTGCTCGACATCAAGCTGGAGACGGGGCGCACGCACCAGATCCGTGTGCACATGTCCGCGCACCGTCACCCCTGCGTCGGCGACCTGACGTACGGCGCCGACCCCACGCTGTCCAAGCGCCTGGGCCTGACCCGGCAGTGGCTGCACGCTGTCAGGCTCGGCTTCGAGCACCCGGCCGACGGCAGCTGGGTGGAGTTCGAGAGCTCCTACCCGGACGACCTGCGCCACGCCCTCGACACGATCGCCGCGGAGAGCCAGTGA
- a CDS encoding GNAT family N-acetyltransferase, whose translation MTAGTTAYSTRRALGESDLAACFQVRKDVFVGEQQVPEEIEYDAHDASAVHVLAVASDGSALGTGRLLHGEDAAGKTGGDHTVGSLGRLAVTRAARGLGVGAALVRAIEAEARTLGLAAVDLHAQTHALGFYERLGYTAYGPEFPDAGMPHRAMRRVL comes from the coding sequence GTGACCGCCGGAACCACCGCGTACAGCACACGCAGGGCTCTCGGCGAGAGCGACCTCGCCGCCTGCTTCCAGGTCCGCAAGGACGTCTTCGTCGGCGAGCAGCAGGTGCCCGAGGAGATCGAGTACGACGCCCACGACGCCTCGGCGGTGCACGTCCTCGCCGTGGCCTCGGACGGCTCGGCGCTCGGCACGGGACGACTGCTGCACGGCGAGGACGCGGCAGGGAAGACCGGCGGCGACCACACCGTCGGCTCGCTCGGCCGGCTCGCCGTGACCCGCGCGGCCCGTGGTCTGGGCGTCGGGGCCGCACTGGTCCGCGCCATAGAGGCGGAGGCCCGCACGCTGGGCCTGGCCGCCGTGGACCTGCACGCCCAGACGCACGCACTCGGCTTCTACGAGCGCCTCGGCTACACGGCGTACGGACCCGAGTTCCCGGACGCGGGAATGCCGCACCGGGCCATGCGCCGCGTGCTCTGA
- a CDS encoding DUF2252 domain-containing protein: MSDTQTGAEQRGEQILAVFDTAFGQLLAADPAAFRVKFRKMAGSAFAFYRGSAGLFYADLDREQHTGAYLDERTSRVWIHGDLHAENFGTYMDANGRLVFNVNDFDEAYVGPFTWDLKRFAASVALIGYAKALGDDQITELVQVYATAYRERIHALATGAKNDEVPPFTLDTADGPLLGALRDARALTRFGLLDSMTEIRDFERRFTADGGAIDLDAATRYKVLAAFDGYLETLPESSLARPDSYRVKDVVGRRGIGIGSAGLPSYNILLEGNSDALENDVVIYLKQAQTPAVSRHITDAAVRDYFQHEGHRTVISQRALQAHADPWLGWTELDGSGQLVAEVSPYAVDLDWSDIDEPEEIAAVVADLGRATATMHSAADDESGHSLVPFSTERAIDAAIAADEEGFADLLVDFAHSYGARARADHQIFVDLFRNGRIPGL, encoded by the coding sequence ATGTCGGACACGCAGACCGGCGCAGAGCAGCGCGGGGAGCAGATCCTCGCCGTTTTCGACACCGCGTTCGGGCAGCTCCTGGCCGCCGACCCCGCAGCCTTCCGGGTGAAATTCCGCAAGATGGCAGGCTCGGCCTTCGCGTTCTACCGGGGCTCGGCGGGCCTGTTCTACGCCGATCTGGACCGCGAGCAGCACACCGGCGCCTATCTCGACGAGCGCACGAGCAGGGTGTGGATCCACGGCGATCTGCACGCCGAGAATTTCGGCACGTACATGGACGCCAACGGCCGGCTCGTGTTCAACGTCAACGACTTCGACGAGGCCTACGTGGGCCCCTTCACCTGGGACCTCAAGCGCTTCGCCGCCTCCGTCGCCCTGATCGGCTACGCGAAGGCCCTGGGTGACGACCAGATCACCGAGCTCGTCCAGGTCTACGCCACCGCCTATCGGGAGCGGATCCACGCCCTGGCGACGGGCGCCAAGAACGACGAGGTGCCGCCCTTCACCCTGGACACCGCCGACGGCCCGCTGCTGGGCGCGCTGCGCGACGCCCGCGCGCTGACCCGGTTCGGGCTGCTGGACTCGATGACGGAGATCCGGGACTTCGAGCGCCGCTTCACCGCCGACGGCGGCGCGATCGACCTGGACGCCGCGACGCGCTACAAGGTGCTCGCGGCGTTCGACGGCTACCTGGAGACGCTGCCGGAGTCGAGCCTCGCGCGACCCGATTCGTACCGGGTGAAGGACGTCGTCGGCCGCCGGGGCATCGGCATCGGGTCGGCCGGACTGCCCTCGTACAACATCCTGCTGGAGGGCAACAGCGACGCCCTGGAGAACGACGTGGTGATCTACCTCAAGCAGGCGCAGACCCCTGCGGTGTCCCGGCACATCACCGACGCCGCCGTGCGGGACTACTTCCAGCACGAGGGGCACCGCACGGTGATCTCGCAGCGCGCGCTCCAGGCGCACGCCGACCCGTGGCTGGGCTGGACCGAGCTGGACGGGTCGGGCCAGCTGGTCGCCGAGGTCTCTCCGTACGCGGTCGACCTGGACTGGTCCGACATCGACGAGCCGGAGGAGATCGCGGCGGTGGTCGCCGATCTCGGCCGGGCCACGGCGACGATGCACTCGGCGGCGGACGACGAGAGCGGGCACTCTCTGGTGCCGTTCTCCACTGAGCGCGCGATCGACGCGGCCATCGCGGCCGACGAGGAGGGCTTCGCGGACCTGCTGGTCGACTTCGCGCACAGTTACGGCGCACGGGCCCGCGCCGACCACCAGATCTTCGTCGACCTCTTCCGCAACGGCCGTATCCCGGGCCTGTAG
- a CDS encoding TraR/DksA family transcriptional regulator, with amino-acid sequence MVAKKTAVSRTASAGSTAAAAEEETGNPGEEAGPEADQEKPVTKTDRRAAGRTAAGKKTASHPPEPEATGHDPAHHGPAKKSTAKKRTAKKSAAKKASEKATGAAQAAEQTGAHTVVAKKSAARTTAVGEGVATAVPPARAGAATAPGDLAVRPGEDPWTSEEVDAARTGLTGEVLRLRTELEASGAALAGLMRDSGDGAGDDDADTGTKNITREHELSLAAHAQETLDQTERALARLDAGTYGLCEVCGKPIGKARMQAFPRATLCVEDKQKQERRG; translated from the coding sequence ATGGTGGCGAAGAAGACCGCCGTATCGAGAACGGCATCCGCTGGATCCACGGCTGCGGCCGCCGAGGAGGAGACCGGGAACCCGGGCGAGGAGGCCGGCCCGGAGGCGGACCAGGAGAAGCCGGTCACGAAGACGGACAGGAGAGCTGCGGGCAGGACGGCAGCCGGGAAGAAGACGGCTTCACATCCGCCGGAGCCGGAGGCGACCGGCCACGATCCGGCCCACCACGGGCCGGCGAAGAAGAGCACGGCGAAGAAGCGCACGGCGAAGAAGAGCGCAGCCAAGAAGGCTTCGGAGAAGGCCACGGGGGCGGCCCAGGCCGCCGAGCAGACAGGAGCCCACACGGTGGTAGCCAAGAAGAGCGCGGCCCGGACCACGGCTGTAGGAGAGGGCGTCGCGACAGCGGTCCCCCCGGCCAGGGCCGGAGCCGCGACGGCGCCCGGAGACCTGGCCGTCAGGCCGGGGGAGGATCCCTGGACCTCGGAGGAGGTCGACGCCGCGCGGACCGGACTGACCGGCGAGGTCCTGCGGCTGCGCACGGAACTGGAGGCGTCGGGTGCGGCGCTGGCCGGACTCATGCGTGACTCGGGGGACGGGGCAGGTGACGACGACGCGGACACGGGCACGAAGAACATCACCAGGGAGCACGAGCTGTCACTGGCAGCCCATGCCCAGGAGACCCTGGACCAGACCGAGCGGGCCCTGGCCAGGCTGGACGCGGGGACCTACGGGCTCTGCGAGGTCTGCGGCAAGCCGATCGGCAAGGCGCGGATGCAGGCCTTCCCCCGGGCCACACTCTGCGTGGAGGACAAGCAGAAGCAGGAGCGGCGCGGATAG
- a CDS encoding dienelactone hydrolase family protein, with amino-acid sequence MGLMNIMLFHSTFGLRPAVHAAADRLRAAGHEVRVPDLFEGHTFDTVEDGMAFKEQVGKDELLKRAVLAAAPYSDQGLVYAGFSFGASVAQTLALGDAKARGLLLLHGTSDIAENASVDELPVQLHVADPDPFESHDWLTSWYLQMQRTGADVEVYRYPGAGHLYTDHELPDFDQDAAELTWKVSLGFLATL; translated from the coding sequence ATGGGCCTCATGAACATCATGCTTTTCCACTCGACCTTTGGTCTGCGGCCCGCTGTGCACGCGGCTGCCGACCGGCTGCGTGCGGCCGGGCACGAGGTGCGCGTGCCCGATCTCTTCGAGGGGCACACCTTCGACACCGTCGAGGACGGAATGGCCTTCAAGGAGCAGGTGGGCAAGGACGAGCTGCTCAAGCGTGCCGTCCTGGCCGCCGCGCCCTACTCCGACCAGGGTCTCGTCTACGCGGGATTCTCGTTCGGTGCGTCGGTCGCGCAGACCCTCGCGCTCGGCGACGCGAAGGCCCGTGGGCTGCTGCTGCTCCACGGCACCTCGGACATCGCGGAGAACGCCTCCGTGGACGAACTGCCCGTACAGCTGCATGTGGCCGACCCCGACCCGTTCGAGTCGCACGACTGGCTGACCAGCTGGTACCTCCAGATGCAGCGCACCGGCGCGGACGTCGAGGTCTACCGCTACCCGGGCGCCGGTCACCTCTACACCGACCACGAGCTGCCCGACTTCGACCAGGACGCGGCCGAGCTGACCTGGAAGGTCTCGCTCGGCTTCCTCGCGACGCTGTAG
- a CDS encoding DsbA family protein, with amino-acid sequence MSKRNTQANKSAARERLREERERQAKKDKARKQIVVGVSVVAVLAIAGAVSYGVMQLNKPSAWEAAADAKNVTAPKNTSGDDGTTVVIGEAGAKKTLELYEDSRCPVCATFEQAVGETVDKDVEAGKYKIKYVGATFIDNAAGGEGSKNALSALGAALDVSPEAFLEYKTALYSAKYHPEETSDKFAKDSYLIEVADSVEALKGNKAFQKDVEDGTFDAWALKMSKTFDESGVQGTPTLKMDGKKLTAEGSENAPMTAAEFDTAITKALKG; translated from the coding sequence ATGAGCAAGCGCAACACCCAGGCCAACAAGTCCGCCGCCCGCGAGCGGCTGCGCGAGGAGCGCGAGCGCCAGGCCAAGAAGGACAAGGCGCGCAAGCAGATCGTCGTCGGCGTCTCGGTCGTGGCCGTCCTGGCGATCGCGGGCGCTGTCAGCTACGGCGTGATGCAGCTGAACAAGCCCTCCGCCTGGGAGGCAGCGGCGGACGCGAAGAACGTCACCGCGCCCAAGAACACGTCGGGCGACGACGGCACGACCGTCGTGATCGGCGAGGCGGGCGCCAAGAAGACCCTGGAGCTGTACGAGGACTCGCGCTGCCCGGTCTGCGCCACGTTCGAACAGGCGGTCGGCGAGACCGTCGACAAGGACGTCGAAGCCGGCAAGTACAAGATCAAGTACGTCGGCGCGACCTTCATCGACAACGCGGCCGGTGGCGAGGGCTCGAAGAACGCCCTGAGCGCGCTGGGTGCGGCGCTCGACGTGAGTCCCGAGGCGTTCCTGGAGTACAAGACCGCCCTGTACTCCGCGAAGTACCACCCCGAGGAGACGAGCGACAAGTTCGCCAAGGACAGCTACCTGATCGAGGTGGCGGACTCGGTTGAAGCGCTGAAGGGCAACAAGGCGTTCCAGAAGGACGTCGAGGACGGCACCTTCGACGCCTGGGCGCTCAAGATGTCGAAGACGTTCGACGAGAGCGGGGTCCAGGGCACGCCGACCCTCAAGATGGACGGCAAGAAGCTCACCGCCGAGGGCAGCGAGAACGCTCCCATGACGGCGGCCGAGTTCGACACGGCGATCACCAAGGCGCTGAAGGGCTGA
- the lspA gene encoding signal peptidase II produces the protein MAEAERIIGTPDIPDAEGADGAEPQQPAEGSTPEGIDEPGSGRGKKKILVLLCVAVLAYLLDLVSKMIVVAKLEHEEPIEIFGEWLKFDAIRNAGAAFGIGEAFTVIFTAIAAVVIVVIIRLARKLYSLPWAIALGLLLGGALGNLTDRIFRAPGVFKGAVVDFIAPAHFAVFNLADSAIVCGGILIVILSFKGLDPDGTVHKD, from the coding sequence GTGGCAGAGGCGGAGCGCATCATCGGTACGCCGGATATCCCTGATGCCGAGGGGGCCGACGGGGCTGAGCCCCAGCAGCCCGCCGAGGGCTCGACCCCGGAGGGGATCGACGAGCCGGGCAGCGGCCGGGGCAAGAAGAAGATCCTCGTCCTCCTGTGCGTGGCCGTCCTGGCCTATCTCCTGGACCTGGTCAGCAAGATGATCGTGGTCGCCAAGCTGGAGCACGAGGAACCGATCGAGATCTTCGGCGAGTGGCTGAAGTTCGACGCGATCCGCAACGCGGGCGCCGCCTTCGGGATCGGCGAGGCGTTCACCGTGATCTTCACGGCCATCGCGGCCGTCGTGATCGTCGTGATCATCCGGCTCGCGCGCAAGCTCTACAGCCTGCCCTGGGCGATCGCGCTCGGCCTGCTGCTCGGCGGGGCGCTCGGCAACCTCACCGACCGCATCTTCCGTGCGCCCGGAGTGTTCAAGGGCGCCGTCGTCGACTTCATCGCCCCGGCGCACTTCGCCGTCTTCAACCTCGCCGACTCCGCGATCGTGTGCGGCGGAATCCTCATCGTGATCCTTTCCTTCAAGGGCCTGGACCCCGACGGCACCGTGCACAAGGACTAG